The following are encoded together in the Rhizobium tumorigenes genome:
- a CDS encoding TrmH family RNA methyltransferase yields MSEDRLTIIADADDPRIAEFRDIRERDLTGRESRFIAEGTVVLRLLAEAHRAERGFVAEKVLLLRNRAAGLADMIAALPRDVPVYVAEAPVLDAIVGFHLHRGVLALGRRVLTDDTVAFIDSLPKSTLLLVGCGISNHDNVGSMFRNAAAFGADGILLDETSCDPLYRKAVRVSVGSVLTLPYCRAGSNLAILDALDARGFAIWGLSPRGETSIAVVPPSERLALVVGTEGQGLPRSILSRFRTARIPQAPGLDSLNVATATGIALYAMASSAGRI; encoded by the coding sequence ATGAGCGAGGACCGGCTGACCATCATCGCGGATGCCGACGATCCGCGCATCGCCGAATTCCGCGATATCCGCGAGCGCGACCTGACCGGCCGTGAAAGCCGCTTCATTGCCGAGGGAACCGTGGTGCTGCGGCTTCTGGCCGAGGCGCACCGGGCCGAGCGCGGCTTCGTCGCTGAAAAGGTGCTGTTGCTGCGCAACCGAGCGGCGGGACTTGCCGACATGATCGCGGCGCTGCCGCGTGATGTGCCGGTCTACGTGGCGGAGGCGCCGGTGCTCGATGCCATCGTCGGCTTCCATCTGCATCGTGGTGTCCTGGCGCTCGGGCGCCGTGTGCTCACGGACGATACGGTTGCCTTCATCGACAGTCTGCCGAAATCGACCCTGCTGCTGGTCGGGTGCGGCATTTCCAATCATGACAATGTCGGTTCGATGTTTCGCAATGCTGCGGCCTTCGGTGCCGACGGTATTCTTCTGGACGAGACGAGTTGCGACCCGCTCTATCGCAAGGCAGTGCGGGTCTCGGTTGGCTCGGTGCTGACCTTGCCCTATTGTCGGGCCGGCTCCAATCTTGCCATTCTCGACGCGCTCGATGCCCGTGGCTTTGCCATCTGGGGGCTTTCGCCACGCGGCGAAACGTCGATTGCCGTTGTGCCGCCATCGGAGCGGCTGGCCTTGGTGGTGGGTACGGAAGGGCAGGGATTGCCTCGGTCCATCCTGTCGCGCTTCCGGACCGCGCGCATTCCGCAGGCGCCGGGGCTGGACAGCCTCAATGTGGCGACGGCCACCGGCATTGCGCTGTATGCAATGGCATCGTCGGCCGGGCGGATCTAG
- a CDS encoding RluA family pseudouridine synthase, giving the protein MNDPFKEADAISKVLIADEAAEGRLDAWLTAQLGDDISRSRVKVLIKEGAVLRNGEPMTDPQRKVRPGERFEITMPEPEDPTPQGEDIPLDVLYEDSDLIVISKPAGLVVHPGAGNWTGTLVNALIHHCGDTLSGIGGVRRPGIVHRLDKDTTGVMVVAKNDIAHRHLSAQFADHGRTMPLERAYRAIVWGRPRQLNGTIDAPLGRSTGDRTKRAVQKPDREDSDEAITHYTVLERFHEQPDATALAAFVDCRLETGRTHQIRVHMAHIGHPLLGDTVYGAGFRTKANLLADERKDIVTRFPRQALHAYLLQFEHPRTGEILHFEAALPDDMLELAEALRK; this is encoded by the coding sequence TTGAACGACCCCTTTAAAGAAGCCGATGCCATTAGCAAAGTGCTGATCGCCGACGAAGCCGCAGAAGGCCGCCTCGATGCCTGGTTGACCGCGCAACTCGGCGACGACATTTCGCGCAGTCGCGTCAAGGTGCTGATCAAGGAAGGGGCTGTGCTGCGCAACGGCGAACCGATGACCGATCCGCAGCGCAAGGTCCGACCGGGCGAGCGTTTCGAGATCACCATGCCGGAACCGGAAGATCCGACACCCCAGGGCGAGGACATTCCGCTCGACGTGCTCTACGAAGACAGCGACCTCATCGTCATCTCCAAGCCCGCTGGCCTCGTCGTTCATCCCGGCGCCGGCAACTGGACCGGGACGCTGGTCAACGCCCTCATCCATCACTGCGGCGACACCCTGTCTGGCATCGGCGGCGTCCGCCGTCCCGGCATCGTCCACCGCCTCGACAAGGACACCACCGGTGTCATGGTCGTCGCCAAGAACGACATCGCGCACCGCCACCTGTCGGCGCAGTTTGCCGATCACGGTCGGACGATGCCGCTTGAACGCGCCTACCGCGCCATCGTTTGGGGCCGGCCGCGCCAGCTCAACGGAACGATCGATGCGCCGCTCGGCCGTTCGACGGGCGACCGCACGAAACGCGCCGTTCAAAAGCCTGACCGCGAGGATTCCGACGAGGCGATCACCCATTACACCGTGCTCGAACGCTTCCACGAGCAGCCGGATGCGACGGCGCTAGCCGCGTTTGTGGATTGCCGCCTCGAAACCGGCCGCACCCACCAGATCCGCGTTCACATGGCCCATATCGGTCATCCGCTGCTCGGCGACACAGTGTATGGCGCCGGTTTCCGCACCAAGGCGAACCTTTTGGCGGATGAACGCAAGGACATCGTCACCCGCTTCCCGCGCCAGGCGCTGCATGCGTACCTGCTCCAGTTCGAACATCCACGCACCGGCGAAATCCTGCATTTCGAAGCCGCTCTGCCCGACGATATGCTGGAGCTGGCCGAGGCTCTCCGCAAATAG
- the rpoH gene encoding RNA polymerase sigma factor RpoH, with protein sequence MARNNLPSITAGETGLNRYLDEIRKFPMLEPQEEYMLAKRYAEHADRQAAHRLVTSHLRLVAKIAMGYRGYGLPIGEVVSEGNVGLMQAVKKFDPERGFRLATYAMWWIKASIQEYILRSWSLVKMGTTANQKRLFFNLRRLKGKIQAIDEGDLKPHQVTEIATTLKVSEEEVISMNRRLSGDASLNAPIKAAEGEGGQWQDWLVDNHESQEAVLIEQDELETRRNMLARAMSVLNDRERRIFEARRLSEDAVTLEDLSSEFDISRERVRQIEVRAFEKVQEAVRKDALDRAKGLRVVEATA encoded by the coding sequence ATGGCCCGCAATAACTTGCCATCCATTACCGCCGGCGAGACCGGCCTCAATCGCTATCTTGACGAGATCCGCAAGTTCCCGATGCTGGAACCGCAGGAAGAGTACATGCTCGCCAAGCGTTATGCCGAGCACGCCGACCGTCAGGCAGCCCATAGGCTTGTCACAAGCCATCTTCGTCTGGTGGCGAAGATTGCCATGGGCTATCGCGGCTACGGCCTGCCGATCGGCGAAGTCGTGTCCGAAGGCAACGTCGGCCTTATGCAGGCCGTCAAGAAGTTCGATCCGGAACGCGGCTTCCGTCTGGCCACCTACGCCATGTGGTGGATCAAGGCCTCGATCCAGGAGTACATTCTGCGCTCGTGGTCACTTGTGAAGATGGGGACGACCGCCAACCAGAAGCGGCTGTTCTTCAACCTTCGCCGCCTCAAGGGCAAGATCCAGGCGATCGACGAAGGCGACCTAAAGCCTCACCAGGTGACCGAGATTGCCACGACGCTGAAAGTGTCCGAGGAGGAGGTCATCTCGATGAACCGCCGCCTTTCGGGCGACGCATCGCTGAATGCGCCGATCAAGGCTGCGGAAGGCGAAGGCGGCCAGTGGCAGGATTGGCTGGTGGACAACCACGAGAGCCAGGAAGCGGTACTGATCGAACAGGACGAACTCGAGACACGTCGCAACATGTTGGCCCGCGCAATGAGCGTGCTCAACGACCGCGAACGCCGTATCTTCGAGGCTCGCCGCTTGTCCGAAGATGCCGTGACCTTGGAAGACCTGTCGTCCGAATTCGACATCAGCCGCGAACGTGTCCGCCAGATCGAAGTGCGCGCCTTTGAAAAGGTCCAGGAGGCTGTCCGCAAGGACGCCCTCGACCGCGCCAAGGGCCTGCGCGTCGTGGAAGCGACAGCATAA
- a CDS encoding adenylosuccinate synthase: protein MTNVVVIGSQWGDEGKGKIVDWLSERADIVVRFQGGHNAGHTLVIDGISYKLSLLPSGVVRPGKMGVIGNGVVVDPHALLAEIDRLAVQGVKITPENLRVADNATLILSLHRELDALREDAASNSGTKIGTTRRGIGPAYEDKVGRRSIRFMDLADLESLPAKVDRILTHHNALRRGLGVAEVSHETIMEELTSVADRVLPFRETVWLLLDKERRRGARILFEGAQGSLLDIDHGTYPFVTSSNTVAGQASAGSGMGPGSLGYILGITKAYTTRVGEGPFPTELTDEIGQFLGEKGHEFGTVTGRKRRCGWFDAALVRQSVATNGITGIALTKLDVLDGLEELKICVGYMLDGVQIDHLPASQGAQARVEPVYITLEGWKESTVGARKWADLPAQAIKYVRQVEELIGAPVALLSTSPERDDTILVTDPFED, encoded by the coding sequence ATGACGAACGTGGTCGTGATCGGTTCGCAATGGGGTGACGAAGGCAAGGGCAAGATTGTCGACTGGCTTTCGGAGCGCGCGGACATCGTTGTCCGCTTCCAGGGCGGCCACAATGCCGGCCATACACTCGTCATCGACGGCATCAGCTACAAGCTGTCGCTGCTGCCTTCCGGCGTCGTGCGGCCGGGCAAGATGGGCGTCATCGGCAATGGCGTCGTCGTCGATCCGCATGCGCTGCTGGCCGAAATCGACAGGCTCGCGGTCCAGGGCGTCAAGATCACCCCTGAAAACCTGCGCGTTGCCGATAATGCCACATTGATCCTGTCGCTGCACCGCGAACTCGATGCGCTGCGCGAAGATGCTGCCAGCAACAGCGGCACCAAGATCGGGACCACACGTCGCGGCATCGGCCCTGCCTACGAAGACAAGGTCGGCCGCCGGTCGATCCGCTTCATGGATCTTGCCGATCTCGAAAGCCTCCCGGCCAAGGTCGACCGTATCCTGACGCACCACAACGCGCTACGTCGCGGTCTCGGTGTTGCCGAGGTCAGCCATGAGACCATCATGGAAGAACTGACATCGGTCGCCGACCGTGTGCTGCCGTTCCGCGAGACCGTCTGGCTTCTTCTCGACAAGGAGCGTCGCCGGGGTGCGCGTATCCTGTTCGAGGGCGCACAGGGGTCACTGCTCGATATCGACCACGGCACCTATCCCTTCGTGACATCGTCGAACACCGTTGCAGGGCAGGCGTCGGCCGGTTCCGGCATGGGGCCGGGATCGCTCGGTTATATCCTCGGCATCACCAAGGCCTACACCACCCGCGTTGGCGAAGGGCCGTTCCCGACGGAGCTGACAGACGAGATTGGCCAGTTTCTCGGTGAGAAAGGTCATGAATTCGGCACAGTTACCGGGCGTAAACGTCGATGTGGCTGGTTCGACGCGGCGCTGGTGCGCCAGTCGGTCGCCACCAACGGCATTACCGGCATCGCTCTGACCAAGCTAGACGTGCTGGATGGACTGGAAGAACTGAAGATCTGCGTCGGTTACATGCTCGACGGCGTGCAGATCGACCACCTGCCGGCAAGCCAGGGTGCGCAAGCCCGGGTCGAGCCGGTTTATATTACGCTCGAGGGTTGGAAAGAATCGACCGTCGGCGCCCGCAAATGGGCCGACCTGCCAGCTCAGGCAATCAAATATGTGCGACAGGTTGAAGAGCTGATCGGTGCCCCGGTAGCGCTTCTTTCGACCAGCCCGGAGCGCGACGACACCATACTTGTGACTGATCCGTTTGAGGATTAA
- a CDS encoding aspartate/glutamate racemase family protein has translation MRILVINPNTTASMTDKIGIAARAVASPGTEVVARNPVIGPVSIQGPEDGEAALPGLLYEIERSNVEDFDAVIIACFDDTGLYEARRRTARPVIGIGEAAFHAATLVASKFSVVTTLSVSVPVIEDNVRAYGFSLRCARVRASEVPVLELEREGSDACRTISLEIATALATDDADAIVLGCAGMADLARQLSLEHGVPVVDGVAAAVKLAEMLHALGLQTSQAGPFRKVA, from the coding sequence ATGCGGATCCTGGTGATCAACCCGAACACGACGGCCTCGATGACGGACAAGATCGGCATCGCGGCGCGAGCGGTTGCAAGCCCGGGGACGGAAGTCGTTGCCCGCAATCCCGTCATCGGCCCCGTCAGCATTCAGGGACCGGAGGACGGTGAGGCGGCCTTGCCTGGGCTGCTTTATGAAATCGAGCGGTCCAACGTCGAGGATTTCGACGCCGTCATCATCGCCTGCTTCGACGATACCGGGCTCTACGAGGCGCGCAGGCGAACTGCGCGGCCGGTGATCGGCATCGGCGAGGCGGCCTTTCATGCAGCCACGCTGGTTGCGTCGAAATTTAGCGTCGTGACGACGCTGTCCGTGTCGGTGCCTGTCATCGAGGACAATGTTCGTGCCTACGGTTTCAGTCTCCGATGTGCCCGGGTGAGGGCTTCCGAAGTGCCGGTGCTGGAACTCGAGCGTGAAGGCTCCGATGCCTGTCGCACCATCTCCCTCGAGATTGCAACCGCATTGGCGACGGACGATGCCGATGCCATCGTGCTTGGTTGCGCCGGCATGGCGGATCTTGCCCGGCAGCTTAGCCTCGAACACGGCGTGCCCGTGGTCGACGGTGTGGCTGCGGCCGTAAAACTTGCCGAAATGCTGCATGCACTGGGGCTGCAGACCTCGCAGGCCGGTCCGTTCCGCAAGGTTGCGTGA
- a CDS encoding ABC transporter permease, with translation MNADKRPLEFYVLTAFFILFVLFLYGPFSAIFILSFQGPDGGLTFPLNGVSFHWFANLFEKQSVGDFGAAFQRSFLLGLMVMVVTVVVSLLAGLAFRRKFRGASLVFYGTVASLVVPSIIISLGIGVVFQQFGFAPAWYSSAFGAHLTWTLPFGVLIMFAVFNRFSPSYEEAARDLGANSWQTFRHVVLPMIAPSLIGVGLFGFSLSYDEFARTLMTSGSFNTLPLEIYGMTTNVTTPVLYALGTVTTLFSFTIILSCVGIGMYVSRRRAAVGSDAGKGV, from the coding sequence ATGAACGCCGACAAACGCCCTCTCGAGTTCTACGTGCTCACCGCCTTCTTCATCCTGTTCGTGTTGTTCCTCTACGGGCCGTTTTCGGCAATCTTCATCCTGTCCTTTCAGGGTCCCGACGGCGGGCTGACATTTCCGCTCAACGGCGTGTCGTTCCACTGGTTTGCAAACCTGTTCGAAAAGCAGTCGGTCGGCGATTTCGGCGCCGCTTTCCAGCGGTCCTTCCTGCTCGGCCTTATGGTGATGGTTGTGACTGTGGTAGTGTCGCTGCTGGCTGGCCTTGCCTTCCGGCGCAAGTTCCGTGGCGCCTCGCTCGTGTTCTATGGGACGGTCGCCAGCCTCGTGGTGCCGTCGATCATTATCTCGCTCGGCATCGGCGTCGTCTTCCAGCAATTCGGATTTGCGCCTGCCTGGTACTCCTCGGCCTTCGGCGCACACCTGACCTGGACGCTGCCGTTCGGTGTGCTGATCATGTTTGCCGTCTTCAACCGTTTTTCGCCATCGTATGAGGAAGCGGCGCGCGACCTCGGCGCCAACTCCTGGCAGACGTTCCGCCATGTCGTGCTGCCGATGATCGCGCCCAGCCTGATCGGCGTCGGGCTGTTTGGCTTCTCGCTGTCCTACGACGAGTTTGCCCGGACGCTGATGACGTCGGGCTCGTTCAATACGCTGCCGCTGGAGATCTATGGGATGACCACCAATGTCACCACGCCGGTTCTCTATGCGCTCGGCACGGTGACGACGCTGTTTTCCTTCACCATCATCCTCTCCTGCGTCGGCATCGGCATGTATGTCAGCCGGCGGCGCGCTGCCGTGGGTTCGGATGCCGGCAAGGGGGTCTGA
- a CDS encoding ABC transporter permease produces MASATTQAGKPLKRSLTIPLGLVSYLQALPLLAILGFFFILPILMIAVVSFWDYDFAGIYPAMLLTNYSDSLESWVTWKTYLHTIEFMLIVWAITLFIGFWVAYYLAFHIRKPSTQMVLFLICTVPFLTSNIIRMISWIPVLGRNGLINSALISAGIIPKPIEWLLYSDFAVVLAMVHLYTLFMVTPIFNTLMRIDRSLFEAARDAGATGWQILWNVVIPLAKPGIAIGSIFVVTLVMADFSTVQVMSGGQSASVALMMKNQMSLLQYPAAAANAVVLLVLVLLMVAAILRVVDIRKEL; encoded by the coding sequence ATGGCATCAGCAACGACACAGGCGGGCAAACCGCTGAAACGCAGCCTGACGATACCGCTCGGTCTCGTGTCCTATCTCCAGGCGCTGCCGCTGCTTGCCATTCTCGGCTTCTTTTTCATCCTTCCGATCCTGATGATCGCTGTCGTCAGTTTCTGGGACTATGATTTTGCCGGCATCTATCCGGCGATGTTGCTTACCAACTATTCGGACAGTCTTGAATCGTGGGTCACCTGGAAGACCTATCTCCACACCATCGAATTCATGCTGATCGTCTGGGCGATCACCCTGTTCATCGGGTTCTGGGTCGCCTATTACCTCGCGTTCCATATACGCAAGCCATCGACGCAGATGGTGCTGTTTCTCATCTGCACGGTACCGTTCCTGACGTCCAACATCATCCGCATGATCTCCTGGATCCCGGTGCTCGGGCGAAACGGGCTGATCAATTCGGCGCTGATCAGTGCCGGTATCATTCCAAAGCCCATCGAGTGGCTGCTCTATTCCGATTTCGCCGTGGTGCTCGCCATGGTCCATCTCTACACGCTGTTCATGGTGACGCCGATCTTCAACACGCTGATGCGGATCGATCGCTCGCTGTTCGAAGCGGCCCGCGATGCCGGGGCGACCGGCTGGCAGATCCTCTGGAACGTCGTGATCCCGCTCGCCAAGCCCGGCATCGCCATCGGCTCGATTTTCGTGGTGACGCTGGTCATGGCGGACTTCTCCACCGTGCAGGTGATGTCCGGCGGCCAGAGCGCCTCGGTGGCGCTGATGATGAAGAACCAGATGTCGTTGCTGCAGTATCCGGCCGCTGCCGCCAACGCCGTGGTGCTGCTGGTCCTCGTGCTGCTGATGGTTGCCGCCATCCTGCGCGTCGTCGATATCCGCAAGGAGCTTTGA
- a CDS encoding ABC transporter substrate-binding protein, whose protein sequence is MTKDTKSTKPAKGISRRNLLKTGAAGLGAVVGSGLVTGFPTIWAQNPITLRQFGTGVSNLNAIADKCKADLGITLQMTATDSDAAAQRAVTQPNSYDIADIEYWIAKKVYPAGVMQPMNTKKLKYYDKIVPLFIDGKLKPDSVIAQGTAPHTVGFVDSQDSKKFSKTPTEWMTMVPTIYNADTLGIRPDLVGRDITSWADILDPAFKGKTAILNIPSIGIMDAAMIMEASGQLKYADKGNMTKAEIDKTIDFLIKTKQAGQFRAFWKSFDESVNLMASGEVVIQSMWSPAVAAVRSKGIACKFQPLKEGYRSWGGGLGLAKHLKGAELDAAYEYINWYTSGWVGGYLNRQGYYSACMDTAKNFMTADEWGYWIEGKPAQGDIMSPEGKVMEKAGAVRDGGSFEERMGHVACWNSVMDEDRYMVKRWNEFIAA, encoded by the coding sequence ATGACCAAGGACACAAAGTCTACCAAGCCGGCCAAGGGTATTTCCCGCCGTAATCTCCTGAAGACCGGCGCTGCCGGGCTCGGCGCCGTCGTCGGCTCCGGCCTCGTTACCGGTTTCCCGACAATCTGGGCTCAGAACCCGATCACGCTGCGCCAGTTCGGCACCGGCGTATCGAACCTCAACGCCATTGCCGACAAGTGCAAGGCCGACCTCGGCATCACGCTGCAGATGACGGCAACGGATTCCGACGCTGCCGCCCAGCGCGCCGTCACCCAGCCGAACTCCTACGACATCGCCGATATCGAATACTGGATCGCCAAGAAGGTCTACCCGGCCGGCGTGATGCAGCCGATGAACACCAAGAAGCTGAAGTACTACGACAAGATCGTACCGCTCTTCATCGACGGCAAGCTGAAGCCGGACAGCGTCATCGCCCAGGGCACGGCGCCGCACACGGTTGGCTTCGTCGACAGCCAGGACTCCAAGAAGTTCTCGAAGACGCCGACGGAATGGATGACGATGGTTCCGACCATCTACAATGCCGACACGCTCGGTATCCGGCCGGACCTCGTCGGTCGCGACATCACTTCCTGGGCCGACATCCTCGATCCTGCCTTCAAGGGCAAGACGGCGATCCTCAACATCCCCTCGATCGGGATCATGGACGCTGCCATGATCATGGAAGCCTCCGGCCAGCTGAAATATGCCGACAAGGGCAACATGACCAAGGCGGAGATCGACAAGACGATCGACTTCCTGATCAAGACCAAGCAGGCCGGCCAGTTCCGCGCTTTCTGGAAGTCCTTCGACGAGAGCGTCAACCTGATGGCATCGGGCGAAGTCGTCATCCAGTCGATGTGGTCGCCGGCCGTTGCCGCGGTGCGCTCCAAGGGCATCGCCTGCAAGTTCCAGCCGCTGAAGGAAGGCTATCGCTCATGGGGTGGCGGTCTCGGCCTTGCCAAGCACCTGAAGGGCGCCGAGCTCGACGCGGCCTACGAGTACATCAACTGGTACACGTCCGGCTGGGTCGGCGGCTACCTCAACCGCCAAGGCTACTACTCCGCCTGCATGGATACCGCCAAGAATTTCATGACAGCCGACGAGTGGGGCTACTGGATCGAGGGCAAGCCGGCACAGGGCGATATCATGTCGCCTGAAGGCAAGGTCATGGAAAAGGCCGGCGCAGTCCGCGACGGCGGGTCGTTCGAAGAACGCATGGGCCACGTCGCCTGCTGGAACTCGGTCATGGACGAAGACCGCTACATGGTAAAGCGCTGGAACGAATTCATCGCTGCGTAA
- a CDS encoding ABC transporter ATP-binding protein has protein sequence MAKGDLELIRLTKRYGGTVAVDAIDLKVPAGTYCCLLGPSGCGKSSTLRMAAGHESVSGGDVVLSESQITHARPAERGTAMMFQSYALFPHLDLIDNVAFSLKMKGVDKQARQAKALEMLTLMQMEPYATRRPAQLSGGQQQRVALARALITDPEALLLDEPLSALDPFLKIRMRAELKKLQKTLGITFVHVTHSQEEAMALSDLIVVMNNGRIEQAASAREVFERPATAFVARFMGDHNVLSGRATHSQDGVVTLEAPEGQTFSVRGQTEVGAPVDIGIRTDRVRLAEPSQKGLGFNGIVSNVEYRGATVKITVIGAGSEDFTAIIRDTDYFAKPVSVGDALSLSWALEDAVLLGRA, from the coding sequence ATGGCTAAGGGCGATCTAGAACTTATCAGGCTGACCAAGCGTTACGGTGGCACGGTTGCCGTCGACGCGATCGATCTGAAAGTGCCGGCTGGCACCTATTGCTGCCTGCTGGGTCCGTCGGGCTGCGGCAAGTCTTCGACTCTTCGCATGGCGGCCGGCCATGAAAGTGTTTCCGGCGGCGATGTCGTTCTTTCCGAAAGCCAGATCACCCACGCCCGTCCGGCCGAGCGCGGCACGGCGATGATGTTCCAGAGCTACGCGCTATTTCCGCATCTCGATCTCATCGACAACGTCGCTTTCAGCCTGAAGATGAAGGGCGTCGACAAGCAGGCGCGTCAGGCCAAGGCGCTCGAGATGCTGACGCTGATGCAGATGGAGCCTTACGCTACCCGGCGTCCGGCGCAACTCTCCGGCGGCCAGCAGCAGCGTGTGGCGCTGGCTCGCGCATTGATCACCGATCCGGAAGCGTTGCTGCTCGACGAGCCGTTGTCGGCGCTCGATCCGTTCCTGAAAATTCGCATGCGTGCCGAGTTAAAGAAGCTGCAGAAGACGCTGGGCATCACCTTCGTCCATGTCACCCATAGCCAGGAAGAGGCGATGGCCCTCTCGGACCTGATCGTGGTGATGAACAACGGCCGCATCGAGCAGGCAGCCTCTGCGCGCGAGGTCTTCGAGCGGCCCGCCACCGCCTTCGTTGCTCGCTTTATGGGCGATCACAATGTTCTCTCAGGTCGCGCAACCCATAGCCAGGACGGCGTCGTGACGCTGGAAGCGCCTGAGGGCCAGACATTTTCCGTTCGCGGCCAGACGGAAGTCGGCGCGCCTGTGGATATCGGTATCCGCACGGACCGGGTTCGCCTCGCAGAGCCATCGCAAAAGGGGCTTGGCTTCAATGGCATCGTTTCCAACGTCGAATATCGCGGCGCAACCGTGAAAATCACCGTTATCGGCGCCGGCAGCGAAGACTTCACCGCGATCATTCGCGACACCGATTATTTCGCCAAGCCGGTTTCGGTCGGCGATGCACTGTCACTGAGCTGGGCCCTGGAGGATGCAGTCCTCCTCGGCCGCGCCTGA
- a CDS encoding GntR family transcriptional regulator, translated as MFERSIRARAAGQPPVQQSPVYLGIRSAILGHSVAPGMKLPEDELAEIYSVSRTVIRAALQALALDHLVTLEVNRGAFVAKPTRLEAREVFEARALLEPKVAAMAAEIAKPADIVLLQRHIAEEHAAVAAGRDGEAVQLSGQFHVAIAEIANHSIYIDFVRRLCSRSSLIVALYWRRRDAICEHHAHHALVNAIASNKPKDASELMVSHLVDLFSGLDLSEREPGSRRLAEILKA; from the coding sequence ATGTTTGAAAGATCCATCAGGGCCAGAGCGGCGGGGCAACCGCCCGTGCAACAGTCGCCGGTTTATCTCGGCATTCGCAGTGCCATTCTCGGCCACAGCGTGGCGCCCGGAATGAAGCTGCCGGAAGACGAGTTGGCCGAGATCTACTCTGTCAGCCGCACCGTGATACGCGCAGCCCTGCAGGCACTGGCGCTCGACCATCTCGTGACGCTCGAAGTCAATCGCGGCGCTTTCGTCGCCAAGCCGACACGGCTGGAGGCCCGGGAGGTTTTCGAGGCCCGTGCGTTGCTGGAGCCGAAAGTCGCCGCCATGGCTGCCGAGATCGCCAAGCCGGCCGACATCGTCCTGCTGCAGCGCCACATCGCCGAGGAACATGCGGCGGTCGCCGCCGGGCGGGACGGCGAAGCGGTCCAGCTCTCCGGCCAGTTCCATGTGGCCATCGCCGAAATTGCCAATCATTCTATCTACATAGACTTCGTCCGCAGGCTTTGCTCACGCTCATCGCTGATCGTCGCCCTCTACTGGCGCCGCCGCGACGCCATCTGCGAGCACCACGCTCACCATGCGCTGGTCAATGCGATCGCCAGCAACAAGCCAAAGGACGCGTCCGAGTTGATGGTCAGCCATCTCGTCGACCTGTTTTCGGGCCTCGATTTGTCAGAGCGCGAGCCCGGTTCCCGCCGCCTCGCGGAGATCCTTAAGGCGTGA